A genomic stretch from Echeneis naucrates chromosome 6, fEcheNa1.1, whole genome shotgun sequence includes:
- the LOC115044702 gene encoding collagen alpha-6(VI) chain-like, translating into MLCVFKGGEQLIGGPTMKGSKGLLFSLIIAACYCGVNAQLKECENATVADIVFIIVGSDSIKSQNFQEVRNFLRNVIKSLDIGPKKVQIGVAQYSNDPHQEFLLKDHVDKKSLLAAVDKIPYRGGGTETGKALSFAMNQYFAPAAGSRASQQVPQIAVVVTDGASADDVSGPAESLRAQGVYVYAIGVGAANKRELETIANVPPEHFVFTIDNYPALDQIRTRLLTTVCSSVEALEQKYADIFFLVDSTIPQGPLSVLKSELIKFLKNITIGESTHRIGLAQYAQDFKVEFFLNDLKNKAEIIERIGSFRLRPDQKYQVNLITEDAKNRFFAAGVGGREQLGFRQLLVIVPYEDPNGSLGRSTNMLYKEGLQIVVINPGAPMELIKLLEVNLIPVFEHHVAAKLSRALEPEVVTIIEDCKGANVADVVFIVDESGSIEKTNFQLVRDFLHSMVGSLDVGLNRVRVGLVTYQDSTTAHIYLDTPRGKAEILQYISILPYSGGGTQTGAALNFTREQIFIETRGKRKGVQQVAVVITDGESQDRVSEAALNLRRDGVTIYCIGIRGAKISELEEMASHPSHGHIFNVESFTKLMPLKRELQKILCTNIIHEVVKEETVIKKACGQKDDADIFFLMDDSGSIGHEDFNDMKKFIIQLLKTFRIGKNHVRIGLVKYSDSPTLEFEPTTYSDVRALEKAVNGISHKGGGTKTGGALNDMIGHFDKAEASRGYKVPKYLIVITDGKSQDEVKDPADKIRAKDVIIHAIGVKDSNKKELEEIAGDPSRSHFVHNFDALPSLSIDITSDICSSDACKYVPLDIIFLVDSSRSISEKSYKTMKDFIKSLVSKSAIGKNDMHIAVMQFSSEPKMEFSLDTYYSQDEILKAIDAMQQMDQNTYTGKAIKEVSQYFSQSRGGRPGIGQRLLIITDGKAQDDVKVPAAELRAKNVVIYAIGVDRAETSQLKDLSGSQERVFYEKDFDELKQLENQLVVKLCEQDCKKTERADIIFLVDGSTSISQTDFGSMQIFMKSFVEKATVGKDQTRFGVILYATTPASYFVLKDFESKRDVLTAISNITAPAGDTYTSAALKFSSQYFGAVHGGRKALKVPQILMVITDGEATDPNDLKPASDKLREDGVTVFSIGVKGAKMEELKTMAGGDTSKVFYVDDFVALETLHKNISSVLCNSTKPACEKEKADVIFLLDQSGSISVESYTLMINFTAQLVKSLDVREYSIRVGVAQFSDDPKHEFYLDKYSSKEDVIRHLQSIKQTGGNTYIGKALGYIKKYFEVSHGSRRNDRVPQNLVLITDGVSHDKVEKEARELRSLGIVVSAIGVGNASMPQLKQITGTKEKVFNVLNFEGLETIKEKVVNDICRNESGCTIDVAMGFDISRRPRAPGEMPISGHTKLQTFLPEIARYLSSVQGLCCVHPKDVETRMSYHVFNRNGQSLYDTNFEDYSEDAVKKVMTHLLSEPTYFNTALLNAFKEMFLTKSGANVKVLVIFSDGLDEDVMKLEQESELLRQSGVSALLTVALEKARDPAQLQMVEFGRGFNYHLPLSIGMPNVASTIFKQINSVSDRECCGITCKCSGHEGVRGSPGTPGSKGSRGQKGQSGFPGEEGVSGERGPPGQSGSPGPQGCPGVGGLKGYRGISGNRGESGENGLDGINGEQGETGPGGGRGERGHPGNPGIPGIRGGAGLKGQRGLRGDPGESGIDNNIPGAKGDPGNPGLPGSPGPDARPGEGGVPGNPGPDGRRGAAGVKGSSGEPGAPGVRGSPGAAGPQGRRGANGQPGPKGISGLPGPQGPHGAAGSPGSAGRRGRNGQKGQPGDPGIKGSPGSPGPRGAPGQDGSDGPGGEGPKGTKGDPGFPGYPGVPGEAGLKGAKGYPGRRGNRGRGGNSGRPGESGVPGEPGYSGHRGSRGPPGDSSHLGCELTSFIKDNCACSSGRSECPAFPTELVFGLDMSKDVTPAVFQRQRDALLSLLEDVTVSESNCPTGARVAVVGYSSHSRHLIRFHDYHSKKQLTEAVKNIALERSDNLRYLGAAMHFVAHSTFKRVRGGLTTRKVAVFFSGGQSQDVDDVVPVMMGYRAFKIFPVVLSLRNAPAISRAMEVDDSGNYVFTVLGKDVAADLRKVKNCAICYDPCKRSEECAFIQEQLQPQEVDVDLVMVVDSSREMQADEYAGAQQLLSSVVEQLAVTSQPRRGSNRARVAVVQQSGTGTPKVEFSLQTYQDQDRMREHLIQTMQQQGGSSALGQTLEFTLREVLLKATQPRRKKALLVLVGTETAYSDRTKLQYISQKAKCEGVALFVVTVGDRYSRAQVEELASLPVQQHLIHVDRLKADEQGFTQRFFRVFLSALSKGVNTYPPPSLKQTCSRLIGQQDTLLYINGQGSVEPDYFSADDPDQRIQAEEGGRSQTRLIDSLTTSFSPSSFVGAEFNGTNILVKTQLTSSVTKSKGKESCSLRQEPGRCRNFALRWFFDSGRGRCSPFWYSGCGGNDNRFMTQRECESFCGTKRLEGRPRAVVRRQNKTG; encoded by the exons AtgttatgtgtttttaaaggagGAGAGCAACTCATTGGTGGTCCAACAATGAAGGGAAGCAAAGGTCTTCTCTTCAGCCTCATCATAGCAGCGTGTTACTGCGGTGTCAATGCTCAGCTCAAAG AATGTGAAAATGCCACTGTGGCCGACATCGTCTTCATCATTGTTGGCTCTGACAGCATCAAAAGTCAGAACTTTCAGGAAGTCAGAAATTTTCTGCGGAATGTCATCAAATCTTTAGACATTGGCCCCAAAAAAGTTCAGATAGGCGTGGCACAGTACAGTAATGATCCTCACCAAGAGTTCCTGCTGAAGGATCATGTGGACAAGAAGTCACTGCTGGCTGCTGTGGACAAAATCCCCTACCGAGGAGGGGGAACAGAGACAGGCAAGGCCCTCAGCTTCGCCATGAATCAGTATTTTGCCCCAGCGGCGGGGAGCCGAGCCAGCCAACAGGTGCCACAGATTGCTGTGGTCGTGACTGATGGGGCATCAGCAGATGACGTGAGTGGACCCGCTGAGAGTCTGAGGGCTCAAGGAGTCTATGTATATGCCATCGGGGTCGGAGCGGCAAACAAAAGGGAGCTCGAAACCATCGCCAACGTTCCCCCTGAGCACTTTGTGTTCACCATTGACAACTACCCGGCTCTGGACCAGATCAGGACACGGCTGCTGACAACcgtctgcagctctgtggagg CTTTGGAACAGAAGTATGCAGATATTTTCTTCTTGGTGGACAGCACCATACCCCAAGGACCGTTATCAGTGTTGAAATCAGAGCTCATTAAATTCCTCAAGAACATTACGATTGGAGAGTCCACTCACCGCATTGGTTTGGCTCAGTATGCTCAGGATTTCAAAGTTGAGTTTTTTCTAAATGATCTTAAAAACAAGGCGGAAATCATAGAAAGAATAGGAAGTTTCCGCTTACGGCCTGACCAAAAATATCAAGTGAACCTAATCACGGAGGATGCCAAGAATAGGTTTTTTGCCGCTGGGGTTGGAGGCCGTGAACAGCTGGGCTTCAGACAGTTGTTGGTCATCGTTCCTTATGAAGACCCAAATGGGTCTCTGGGTAGGAGCACTAACATGCTTTACAAAGAAGGGCTACAGATTGTGGTAATAAATCCAGGTGCACCAATGGAACTAATAAAACTCCTTGAGGTTAATTTAATACCTGTATTTGAGCATCATGTGGCTGCTAAATTATCCAGAGCTCTCGAGCCTGAAGTGGTGACCATTATTGAAG ATTGCAAAGGAGCCAATGTGGCAGACGTTGTGTTCATTGTGGATGAGTCTGGAAGTATTGAAAAGACAAACTTCCAGCTAGTCCGGGATTTCCTGCACTCGATGGTTGGCAGCCTAGATGTTGGTTTGAACAGAGTCCGAGTTGGCCTTGTTACATATCAAGATTCTACTACAGCCCACATCTACCTCGACACACCCAGAGGCAAAGCTGAAATCCTGCAGTACATCAGCATCCTGCCTTACAGTGGTGGCGGGACACAAACTGGAGCCGCCCTAAACTTCACACGGGAACAAATCTTTATTGAAACGAGGGGGAAAAGGAAAGGcgtccagcaggtggcagtggTGATCACAGACGGTGAATCTCAGGATCGTGTGAGCGAAGCGGCGCTTAATCTTCGACGGGATGGTGTCACCATTTACTGCATAGGAATCAGAGGGGCCAAAATATCTGAACTGGAGGAGATGGCCTCCCACCCCTCCCATGGTCATATTTTTAACGTGGAGAGTTTCACCAAGCTGATGCCTCTGAAGCGTGAGCTGCAGAAGATTCTCTGCACGAACATCATTCATGAAGTGGTCAAAGAGGAGACCGTCATCAAAAAAG CATGTGGACAAAAGGATGACGCAGACATCTTCTTTCTGATGGACGATTCGGGAAGTATTGGACATGAAGACTTCAATGACATGAAAAAGTTCATCATTCAGCTTCTGAAAACCTTCCGTATTGGGAAAAATCATGTCCGCATTGGGCTTGTGAAATACTCCGATTCTCCAACTCTGGAATTTGAGCCGACAACATATTCGGACGTAAGGGCCCTGGAGAAAGCTGTGAATGGTATTAGTCATAAGGGAGGTGGAACAAAGACGGGAGGTGCACTGAATGACATGATTGGTCACTTTGATAAAGCCGAGGCCTCTCGTGGGTACAAAGTCCCAAAATACCTGATCGTCATCACAGATGGAAAATCTCAGGATGAAGTCAAAGATCCTGCAGACAAAATAAGGGCTAAAGATGTCATCATCCATGCCATCGGAGTGAAAGATTCAAAcaagaaggagctggaggaaatCGCTGGTGACCCTAGCAGGTCTCACTTTGTCCACAATTTTGATGCCCTGCCTTCCCTCAGTATTGACATCACCAGTGACATCTGCTCTTCTGACG CTTGCAAATACGTGCCACTCGACATCATTTTCTTAGTTGACAGCTCTAGGAGCATCTCTGAGAAAAGCTACAAGACAATGAAAGATTTCATAAAATCTCTTGTCAGTAAGTCTGCCATTGGGAAGAACGATATGCACATCGCTGTCATGCAGTTCAGCTCTGAACCAAAAATGGAGTTTTCCCTTGACACCTACTACAGCCAAGATGAAATTTTGAAGGCCATCGATGCAATGCAGCAAATGGACCAAAACACTTACACAGGAAAAGCCATCAAAGAGGTGTCACAGTATTTTTCTCAATCCCGAGGAGGACGCCCTGGCATAGGGCAGAGGCTGCTAATTATAACGGACGGAAAAGCCCAAGATGACGTCAAAGTGCCTGCTGCAGAGCTTAGAGCAAAGAATGTGGTGATATATGCCATTGGAGTGGACAGGGCTGAGACCAGCCAACTGAAGGACCTCAGCGGTTCACAGGAAAGGGTCTTTTATGAGAAGGACTTTGATGAACTGAAGCAACTGGAGAACCAGTTGGTCGTAAAGCTCTGTGAACAAG ATTGcaagaagacagaaagagctGACATTATTTTCCTTGTGGATGGCTCCACGAGCATAAGTCAGACAGACTTTGGCAGCATGCAGATTTTTATGAAGTCATTTGTAGAAAAAGCCACAGTTGGAAAGGACCAGACCCGTTTTGGAGTCATTCTTTATGCAACGACACCAGcgtcttattttgttttaaaagattTTGAGTCCAAACGCGATGTTCTTACAGCAATTTCAAATATAACTGCACCAGCAGGAGATACTTACACAAGCGCAGCCTTGAAATTCTCATCACAGTACTTTGGGGCTGTACATGGTGGCCGAAAAGCTCTCAAGGTGCCACAGATCCTCATGGTGATCACAGACGGGGAAGCCACCGACCCTAATGATCTGAAGCCAGCATCTGACAAGCTGAGAGAAGACGGGGTTACTGTCTTCAGTATTGGAGTGAAAGGGGCAAAAATGGAAGAGCTGAAAACCATGGCTGGTGGCGACACATCCAAAGTCTTCTATGTAGATGATTTTGTGGCCCTAGAAACCCTACACAAGAATATTTCTTCTGTTCTCTGCAATTCTACTAAACCAG CTTGTGAGAAAGAGAAGGCCGACGTTATCTTTCTACTTGATCAATCAGGTAGCATCAGCGTAGAAAGCTACACCTTGATGATAAACTTCACAGCACAACTCGTGAAGAGCCTTGACGTCAGGGAATACTCTATACGTGTTGGAGTGGCTCAGTTCAGTGATGACCCTAAGCACGAGTTTTATCTTGACAAGTACTCCAGTAAGGAGGATGTGATTAGACACCTTCAGAGCATCAAACAAACTGGTGGAAACACCTACATTGGAAAGGCCTTGGGTTACATCAAGAAGTACTTTGAGGTGTCACATGGCAGCCGCAGAAATGACCGGGTCCCCCAGAATCTGGTCTTGATCACAGATGGCGTTTCTCATGATAAAGTGGAGAAAGAAGCGCGTGAACTCAGGTCTCTGGGGATTGTGGTGTCTGCCATTGGTGTGGGAAATGCGTCGATGCCACAGCTCAAGCAGATCACTGGCACCAAAGAGAAGGTTTTCAATGTGCTTAACTTCGAGGGCTTGGAAACTATCAAAGAGAAGGTGGTTAACGACATATGTCGAAATGAGTCTG GCTGCACTATTGATGTCGCCATGGGATTTGATATTTCTCGGAGGCCCAGGGCTCCTGGTGAGATGCCGATCAGCGGCCACACCAAGCTACAGACCTTCCTGCCAGAGATCGCCCGTTACCTTTCCTCAGTACAAGGCCTGTGCTGCGTTCACCCCAAAGATGTGGAAACCAGAATGTCCTACCATGTGTTCAATCGCAACGGACAGTCTCTGTATGACACAAACTTTGAAGACTACAGTGAAGATGCAGTGAAGAAAGTCATGACCCATCTGTTGTCAGAACCGACCTACTTCAACACCGCTCTGCTGAATGCCTTCAAGGAGATGTTCCTAACCAAGTCAGGTGCTAATGTGAAG GTGCTGGTGATCTTCTCAGATGGACTCGATGAAGATGTGATGAAACTGGAGCAAGAATCCGAGCTGCTGAGACAGTCTG GGGTCAGCGCTCTGCTCACTGTAGCCCTGGAGAAAGCCCGTGACCCCGCCCAGCTGCAGATGGTGGAGTTTGGCCGCGGGTTCAACTACCATCTTCCTCTGAGCATCGGCATGCCAAATGTGGCCAGCACCATCTTCAAGCAGATT aatTCAGTGTCAGACAGGGAGTGCTGCGGCATCACGTGCAAATGTTCCGGACATGAAGGCGTCCGCGGTTCACCAGGAACTCCGGGGTCAAAG GGCTCACGTGGACAGAAGGGTCAGTCAGGCTTCCCAGGAGAGGAGGGAGTCAGT GGCGAGCGAGGACCTCCAGGACAGAGTGGATCTCCGGGCCCTCAGGGCTGTCCTGGAGTCGGTGGACTGAAG GGCTACCGAGGAATCTCAGGCAACAGG GGAGAGAGCGGAGAGAACGGACTGGACGGAATCAACGGAGAGCAG GGAGAGACGGGACCAGgcggagggagaggagagagaggacacccAGGAAACCCT GGTATCCCAGGTATCAGAGGGGGAGCCGGGCTGAAAGGACAGCGAGGACTGAGAGGAGATCCG GGAGAATCAGGTATTGACAACAACATCCCAGGAGCCAAAGGAGACCCAGGGAACCCAGGTTTACCG GGTTCACCTGGACCAGATGCGCGGCCAGGAGAGGGTGGGGTCCCTGGAAACCCA GGTCCAGATGGAAGAAGGGGTGCTGCTGGTGTGAAG GGATCATCTGGTGAACCAGGAGCTCCAGGAGTCCGAGGCAGCCCCGGTGCTGCTGGTCCTCAG GGACGCAGAGGAGCCAATGGTCAACCAGGTCCAAAAGGAATCTCTGGACTTCCTGGACCTCAG GGTCCACATGGAGCAGCTGGAAGCCCGGGATCAGCAGGACGCCGTGGCCGTAATGGACAGAAG GGTCAACCAGGAGACCCGGGTATAAAAGGCTCTCCAGGATCACCAGGTCCCAGAGGAGCACCG GGTCAGGATGGTAGTGATGGTCCTGGAGGTGAAGGGCCCAAAGGCACTAAG GGGGATCCTGGTTTTCCTGGATACCCTGGAGTACCG GGTGAAGCTGGTCTGAAGGGAGCCAAAGGATATCCAGGACGCAGAGGGAACCGCGGTCGAGGG GGGAACTCCGGCAGGCCGGGAGAGTCAGGCGTGCCCGGAGAGCCGGGTTATTCGGGACACAGG GGCTCCAGAGGGCCCCCAGGAGACAGCAGCCATCTC GGCTGTGAGCTGACCAGCTTCATCAAAGACAACTGTG CTTGTTCCTCTG GTAGGTCAGAGTGCCCGGCCTTCCCCACCGAGCTGGTGTTCGGTCTGGACATGTCCAAGGACGTGACCCCAGCCGTCTTCCAGAGACAGCGGGACGCTCTCCTGTCCCTGCTGGAGGACGTCACCGTCAGTGAGAGCAACTGTCCGACAGGCGCCCGGGTGGCTGTGGTGGGATACAGCTCCCACAGCAGGCACCTGATCCGCTTCCACGACTATCACAGCAAGAAGCAACTGACGGAGGCTGTGAAGAACATCGCCCTGGAGCGCTCGGACAACCTGCGCTATCTTGGGGCCGCCATGCACTTTGTGGCTCATAGCACGTTTAAACGTGTCAGAGGAGGACTGACCACAAGGAAGGTGGCGGTGTTTTTCTCCGGCGGTCAGTCCCAGGATGTGGATGACGTGGTTCCCGTCATGATGGGGTACCGGGCTTTTAAGATATTCCCAGTGGTCCTCTCTCTGAGAAACGCTCCAGCCATCAGTCGAGCGATGGAG GTTGATGACTCTGGAAACTACGTCTTCACGGTGCTGGGGAAGGACGTGGCTGCTGACCTGAGGAAGGTCAAGAACTGCGCCATCTGTTACG acCCCTGCAAGCGTTCAGAGGAGTGCGCCTTCAtccaggagcagctgcagccccAGGAGGTCGACGTGGACCTGGTCATGGTGGTGGACAGCTCCAGGGAGATGCAGGCCGACGAGTACGCTGGTGcccagcagctgctgagctctGTGGTGGAGCAGCTGGCCGTGACCTCGCAGCCCCGCCGAGGCAGCAACCGGGCCCGGGTGGCCGTAGTCCAGCAGAGCGGCACCGGGACCCCCAAGGTGGAGTTTTCCCTGCAGACCTACCAGGACCAAGACAGGATGAGGGAACACCTGATCCAGACCATGCAGCAACAGGGCGGCTCCTCCGCACTGGGACAGACGCTGGAGTTCACCCTGAGGGAGGTGCTCCTGAAGGCCACCCAGCCCCGCAGGAAGAAGGCCCTCCTGGTCCTGGTGGGCACAGAGACGGCTTACTCAGACCGGACCAAGCTGCAGTACATCTCCCAGAAGGCCAAGTGCGAGGGGGTGGCGCTCTTTGTGGTGACGGTCGGTGACCGCTACAGCCGGGCTCAGGTGGAGGAGCTGGCCAGTCTGCCAGTACAGCAGCACCTGATCCACGTGGACCGACTGAAGGCCGATGAGCAGGGCTTCACCCAGCGCTTCTTCAGagtcttcctctctgccctcaGCA AGGGAGTCAACACGTATCCTCCGCCTTCGTTAAAACAGACCTGCAGCCGACTGATTGGCCAACAGGACACACTGCTTTACATCAATGG TCAGGGGTCAGTGGAGCCAGACTATTTCTCGGCAGATGATCCAGATCAGAGGATTcaggcagaggagggagggcgGAGTCAGACCAGACTCATCGACAGTCTGACCACAAGTTTCAGCCCAAGTTCATTCGTAGGAGCAGAATTCAACG GTACGAACATCCTGGTGAAGACCCAGCTGACCAGCTCAGTCACcaaaagtaaaggaaaag AGTCCTGCTCCCTCAGGCAGGAACCGGGCCGCTGCAGGAACTTCGCCCTGAGGTGGTTCTTCGACAGCGGCCGGGGCAGATGTTCTCCCTTCTGGTACAGCGGCTGTGGTGGCAACGACAACCGCTTCATGACTCAGAGGGAGTGTGAGAGCTTCTGTGGGACGAAGAGGCTTGAAGGAAGACCAAGAGCTGTCGTCAGACGTCAGAACAAGAcaggctga
- the rpp25l gene encoding ribonuclease P protein subunit p25-like protein has protein sequence MENYSKARTVEQPSVCPFPGLPPDTPEVRVKDGSKIRNLLRYALSRMEAKPRAREEGRPAPEEGGVAVEGQQEAPARLLCQQIIFTASGKGVSKAITCAEIVKRQVKGLHQLTKLLYSTVVEVWEPLEPTAGLDSLTVSRNLPAIWILLSLEPLDISQPGYQAPGRYDTLWAQSASREEAGGFPRQRPGQRRKRGGGGGGGGGGGRGKGPGHQTGRRVC, from the coding sequence ATGGAGAACTACAGCAAAGCTCGGACAGTAGAGCagccatctgtctgtccattcCCCGGCCTCCCCCCTGACACGCCGGAGGTCCGTGTCAAAGACGGCAGCAAGATCCGCAACCTGTTGCGCTACGCTCTGAGCCGCATGGAGGCCAAACCCCGAGCTAGAGAGGAGGGGCGACCTGCACCAGAGGAGGGGGGCGTGGCTGTGGAGGGACAACAGGAAGCACCGGCCCGCCTGCTCTGCCAACAGATCATCTTCACTGCCAGCGGTAAGGGCGTGTCCAAAGCCATCACCTGTGCTGAGATTGTGAAGCGGCAGGTTAAGGGGCTCCACCAGCTCACCAAGCTGTTGTACAGCACTGTGGTTGAAGTCTGGGAGCCGCTGGAGCCCACCGCTGGCCTCGACAGCCTGACGGTCAGCAGGAATCTGCCCGCCATCTGGATCCTCCTCTCCCTAGAGCCACTGGACATCAGCCAGCCCGGATACCAGGCACCAGGCCGGTATGACACCCTGTGGGCTCAATCTGCTAGCagggaggaggcaggaggctTCCCCAGACAGAGACCGGGACAAAGGCGGAagcgtggtggtggtggtggcggtggcggcggcggcggaaGAGGAAAAGGACCCGGCCATCAGACTGGACGGAGAGTCTGCTAA